A portion of the Daphnia magna isolate NIES linkage group LG4, ASM2063170v1.1, whole genome shotgun sequence genome contains these proteins:
- the LOC116921721 gene encoding GMP synthase [glutamine-hydrolyzing]-like: protein MFLCFRFMTHHNDSEIVRQLRLHGRVVEPLEDFHKNKVRALDRELGSPAELLERHPFPGPGLSVGIIYAEEPFSEVDFDETQVLIRLMVPYANIAAKEHALLNRIEITTSKEERILLEELSSHNQYVATLLPIRTVGVQVQEVAEKCVGYGKQNIGKTATFFCNILYRRFAI, encoded by the exons atgtttttatgttttcgtTTCATGACTCATCATAACGATTCCGAAATTGTTCGTCAGTTGCGCCTTCACGGCCGTGTAGTAGAACCTCTAGAAG ACTTCCATAAAAATAAGGTAAGAGCCTTAGATCGTGAGCTGGGTTCGCCCGCAGAATTACTGGAACGTCACCCGTTTCCTGGTCCCGGTTTGTCAGTTGGAATCATTTACGCCGAAGAACCGTTCTCCGAAGTTGATTTCGATGAGACGCAAGTGTTGATTCGTTTGATGGTCCCTTATGCCAACATAGCAGCCAAGGAACATGCCTTGCTCAATCGGATTGAAATCACGACGTCGAAAGAAGAGCGTATTCTTCTGGAAGAACTGTCCAGTCACAACCAGTATGTTGCCACGCTACTGCCTATTCGCACTGTCGGTGTTCAGGTACAGGAGGTTGCAGAAAAATGTGTTGGGTATGGCAAACAAAACATAGGAAAAACTGCCACATTTTTCTGCAATATACTGTACAGAAGATTCGCAATTTAG